The genomic interval TGAGGGACGTGCCCTGGTGCTCACACTCTCGGATTAGCAGATTAACTCACTAATTCTGGATGGAACTCTCTGTGGCAGATGTGGTAATTCAGGTGCAGAGCAGTGTGTTGTGCTGCTGGAGTCGGGGGTGGGTGAGGAAGGGGAGGCTACAGACTTTAGAATTTCTGTTCTTAACCACAGTCAGAGTGGGCATTGTGGTCTTCGAGCACATATCTGttgggattatttttttaaataattttatttgtttaattttggctgtgctgctgtCTTTGCTGTGGCGGGGCTTTTtatctctggttgtggcaagcgggggctactctccagtgtTCCACCAGCTTCTCATCATggaggtttctcttgttgcagagtgtgtGCTCtgaaggcttcagtagttgtgggacgtgggatcttcccgggctagggatcaaaccccggtctcctgcacaggcaggtggaCGCTTGACTctggagccactggggaagccccctgttGGGATTCCTTTTGTCTTCTGGTATAACAGAGAGCCCCAGGCACAGTGGTGAGACCAGGAgaagtggggtgggaggaaggtcagACTCCTCTCTGCCAGGGTAGCTTTCTTCATCCTCTCTTGAATCCAGCTGTCGCTGTGGTAACCAGGTAACCAGGATTTGCTGTGTTGTTCAGATGCCTGAACTTGCATCTGTTCCCCTTGCATTTGGGAATGAGAAAAGTTGACAAGTGGGGAAGCCCTGAGAGTTTTTTGCCCATGGACATGGTCACGGATGTTGCAGAATCCCGGGTGGGGACTGCTCAGGATGGAGGGCTGAAGCCAGCCCCCGGGACCCTCTGAGATGTCCCCCAGTGGGACTGGGACAGACCCATTGTTGGGGAtgcagagagaaacaaaaataaatcgaGAGGTTCAGGTGAATGCCGGTAAGGGGCGTGGTTGTTGCAAGTTAGCCATGTGCTTGAAAGTGGTTAAACATTAATTTAGATTCCTTCATGTAATAGGGCAGTTCAGGGCAAGGAGAGGTAGGCTGGGTCTGTGAAGGGCAGGGATtcattgagggaaaaaaaagaaattctcccCGAGCTTGGCCATTTGGAGCCTGTAAATTATTCTTGTTGCTATCTGCCCATCCGCCTCCAGCATGGCTTGCCTTCTTCGCAGAGTTTCCGTGGCAGTTTTCTTCTTAGCACTTTGGGGCTTCGCCCTGGGGGACAGGCTGCTGGTGGTCCCTCAGGATGGAAGCCACTGGCTCAGCATGAAGGACATTGCTGAGCGTCTCAGCGAGAAAGGGCATGAGATCGTGGTGGTGGTGCCCGAAGTCAACCTGCTCCTCCAAGAGTCCAAGCACTACACAAGGAGAATCCACCCAGTGCCCTACGATCAGGAGGAGCTGGAAGCCCGTTACCGTTCCTTCGGGAAACACCACTTTTCTCCACGCTGGTTGGTGACTGCCCCTGTGGTGGAGTATAGGAACAACATGATTGTCATCAATATGTACTTTCTCAACTGCCAGAGTCTCCTGAGGCACTCGGACACCCTGCGCTTCCTCCGGGAGAGCACGTTCGACGCCCTGTTCACAGATCCGGCCTTACCTTGCGGGGTGATCCTGGCCGAGTACCTGAACCTGCCCTCTGTGTATCTCTTCAGGGGCTTCCCCTGTGCCCTGGAGAACACGTTCACCAGGACTCCAAGCCCCTTGTCCTATGTCCCCAGGTACTACACTCAGTTTTCAGACCAGATGACCTTCCTCCAAAGGGTGGCCAACTTCCTGGTGAGTTACCTGGAGAACATATTGCTCTACGCGCTGTATGCCAAGTACGAAGACCTGGCGGGGGAACTCCTTGGGAGACAGGTGCACTTGCCGGCCTTGTATCGGAAGGCCTCCATTTGGCTGTTAAGATACGACTTTGTGTTCGAGTATCCCAGACCAGTGATGCCCAACACGGTCTTCATCGGAGGGTCCAGCTGCAAGAAACAGGGCATCCTACCTCAGGTGAGTGGCTGGCTTTCTTTCGGGTGGCCCTGTGTCTTCCTGGGCAGATGTGGTTCTTTCCTGTTCTGTCTTCCCTTGAGCATGTGGCTCCGGGGAGGGCTGcctgaggaggagaggaaaggctGAGGTTCTGAATGACGCTGTGGCCTGGAAGGAATGCAGAGGTGGTGCATGGCAACAGCGGGAGATAGCTTGAGTGAGGTTATCTGGGGGCTCTCAGAATCCTCGAATGAGCCTGAGAAATTTCCAGTCCAAATCCTCTGCTCGTCTATTGAGGAAACAGGTGAAGCTGGACCAAGAGGACACAGAGCTAAGAGGCttgtttgttgctattgttgtttagttggtaagtcgtgtctgactctttgctaccccgtggtctgtaacctgccaggctcctctgtccatgctggCCCAGGTCcaaataccttctccctgtggctgagtccctttgctgtccacctgaaactgccacaacattattaatcggctatactgcaatttaaaataaaaagtaaaaaaaaaaaaagtacattctcCCATCTCTGTGCACTGCCTTTTTCCTGGACCCTAAACCAGGAGTCAACACAAGATAGCTAGTGGACCGAATCTGCCcagagctaagaatggttttacatttttttttgaagggaTGTTATAAACCACAACAAAGAGTGTGTGACAGCAATGTGTGGGGTGTGCTGAGCCTGCATATTtactatctgactctttacagaaaAGGTGTGCTGACCTAGGCAAGTATCCCTAGATGCCCTCTTGACATGTGTGGAAGAGGGCCCAGagctactttggaaaataaaaacttgTGAGTTTCATGAGATTGTTCGGTACTTTGAAAGACTTGTTCACACTGGAActctcttttaaaatgatttttttttccttagaaagaaACCCTGAAATAAATCCCAAAGGCCCTCACCACCCTTCTTGAACATCTGCTGATTACTTTAACACGCTGGACAGTTGGCGGCAGCTATGGGAACAAGGCAGGGGCTGATGAGCTTAACTAGACTGGTTTCAGGAAGCACAGAGCAGGAACTAGAAATTCTGGGTTCTGAGAAATTTTAATTGACATTAATAAGCAAAAATGTACGAAGAAACATTTGGCataagaagggaagaaaatagcGTTTTTGTTACCTTGAGacctatcattttatttttgaaaaaaaaaaaaaaagttgtatttaGTCATATTGAAAAACCAGATTATAGTGGCTGCACTGTCTGAGCCCCATGAATCTTTACCTGGTGCTTGACTTACATTTATGTGTGAATTGCAATCCCATTTAACAATAGAGAACATTCTGTACTACAATACGTAATTATCAACTTACGTTTGTAAATtattggggttcagttcagttcaggtcagttcagtcacttagtcgtgtccaactctttgggaccccatggattgcagcactccaggtctccctgtccatcaccaactcccggagtttactcaactcatgtccattgagtgggtaatgccatccaaccatctcatcctctgttatccccttctcctgccttcaatctttcccagccagagtattggattttcagcttcagcatcagtgaagcTGACTCATTCACCTTCCATGAATGAATCTATTCATTCATCTTCCATGAATGAATCCATTCAGTCACCTTCCATGAatgatccattcattcattcaccttccaatgaatattcaggactgattttctttaggatggactggttggatctccttgttgtccaagagactctcaagagtcttctccaacaccacagttcaaaagcatcaattcttccacactcagctttctttatagtccaactctcacatccatacgtgaccactggaaaaaccatagttttgactagacggacctttgttggcaaagcagtgtctctgctttttaacaaactgtctaggttggtcataacttttcttccaaggagcaagtgtcttttcatttcatggctgcagtcaccatctgcaatgattttggagccaaaaaaagtaaagcctgtcactgtttccccatctttttgccatgaagtgatgggaccagatgccatgatcttagtttcctgaatgttgagctttaagccaactttttcactctcttctttcactttcatcaagaggctctttagttcttctttgctttctgccataagggtggtgtcatctgcatatctgaggttattgatatttctcctggcaatcttgattccagcttgtgcttcctccagcccagcatttctcatgatgtactctgcatagaagttaaataagcagggtgacaatatacagccttgacgtattcctttccctatttggaaccagtctgttgttccatgtccagttctaactattgcttcctgacctgcatacaggtttcttaagaggcaggtgagatggtctggtattcccatctcctacagaattttccacagtttgttgtggtccacacagtcaaagatgtgaagatgggctcaataaaggacagaaatggtatggacctaacagaggcagaaggtattaagaagaggtggcaagaatacacagaagaactgtacaaaaaagatcttcatgaccaagataatgacaatggtgtggtcactcacctagagccagacattctggaatgtgaagtccagtgggccttgggaagcatcactacgaacaaagctagtggaagtgatggaattccagttgagctatttcaaatcacgaaagatgatgctgtgaaagtgctgcactcaatatgccaacaaatttggaaaactcagcagtggccagaggactggaaaaggtcagttttcattccagttccaaagaaaagcaatgtcaaaaaatgctcaaactaccgcataattgcactcatctcacatgctagtaaagtaatgctcaaaattctccaagccaggcttcaacattatgtgaactaTGAATTCTGGCCTAGTACAGCcagaagtaataaataaataaaaaaatattaaaaacaaaaaaaccccaagctCTCCTTAGCAGGCGAGTGATCAGGCAATACGAAAATAccacacaaatggccaataaaagTTTGAGGACACACTTGACTTCAGAAATAATGCAAGaattcaaatgaataaataactacATTACACTTGCTTATCAAATCAGCAAGCATGTTTTATAGGTAACTGTTGGCCTAGCTGAAAATAAATACTCCGTGTACTGCTTTCAAAAATGGGCCAAGTCTTTTGCAAACCAGAGCCGGATGATCATTCCTTGCATAAAGCTATAATTCATGATCTAGTAAAGGGCTCAGGGTAACTGGGGGTCCCCAGCCTCGCCACATAGAGAGCAGGGGGTTCCCCTCCCCACTTGCCCACGTTGGTGCGACTCTGACCACCACCCCTAGGGCctcctctgcccaaggagtgACTCAGCCACCTCCAAGGGCTTCCCTTTTGTTTCTGCCAAGATGCTTCAGAGAAGCCCGAGGTCATCTGGCAGGTGGTTCCCGTGGGGAAGCTCTCAGAGCCTGGGCCAGGGGGCAGCCCCACGTGTTGTGAAGCCATGTGTCCTGTCGCTGCCCAGGACAACTCCACCCTCATGCACCTTGACACCTGGCCCCAGAGCAGTTCTGCTGCTGGAACGTTTCCTCGGGTGCCTTCCCCTCTGCCCGCAGGGGCTCTGATCCCAAGCACCTTCTGGAACACTCTCTCTGTTGTTCCTTCAGGCTTCTTAGCTGAGACCAGTCTATCCCATGGCTAATGTGTCTTCCTTTTGGGAGGCTCAGGTCAAATGTCTCCATCTTAGGGAAGACTTTAGCCTACATTTCATTATTAGAAGGGCCATGGGAGAGactttccttggtggtccagtgggtaagactctgcactcccggtgtgatgcaggggtcatgggttcaatccctggccagggaactagatcccacatgcatgctgaaactaagatcccgtgcaaccaaaataaataaaagccgcTGACGTGTTTTCTTAGAACAAAGGAACCCAGAGAGCAATCCTAGTGTCTTCCACTTGCAATTCAGAGAGCTGGgaaaagtgaaaggtgctcagtcatgtccgactctttgctaccttatggactacacagtccatggaattctccaggccggaatactggagtgggcagcctttcccttctccaggaaaggacAGGAAAGGAGCTTGGAAAGGACAGGTTTCTATTCATATTTGGTTGTACAGATCATGGAGGCAAGTCCTAGCCAGACCTCAGGCTCTGGGCCCAGCATGTTTTCTCTGCCCACcttgggggaaggaaggaaggagtgcTTGGCCCTGGCCCATCATTAGGGAGGGGAGGGTCCAGTCTGCCCTGCTCCACTGGCGCCAAGCATTCCTCCCTAGTCCCCATGACCTCAGTAGGGCAAGAGCTGTAAGACTGGGATTTGAACAGGCTGTGTGGTAGAGGCAAATGGCTTATCTCTGGGTGttcatttctccatctgtgaaatgggaacagtCAGGTAGCCATAGGGTTAAGTGGGTGAGACTCAGTTCATGGGAGAATCTTGAAACCAGTCAGTGCAACTCAAATACGAGAGAGTGACTTTAGGCTGGGATAACAGGAAGGGGGCCAGAGACAGGAGGTCATCCAACtcgtaaaaaggaaaatggatgcTTCAAGAAGAGCTGAGGGAGCTGTCTGAGGCCACAGGCTGCAGCCGGAGGCAGAGGCGGGATGAAAACCCACTTCTTGGCTTCTCCCACCCTGAGGTCCAGccctctttttttctaattaggcAAGAGTTGGAAAGGCTCAGCCTcatggaggaaagaaaggaaccaAAGGGCAAATCAGTGGATCTGGCCAGCTTTCTCCTGGTCTTGTGGCCATGAATTTTGGCTTCCCCAGTTGAAATGGGCCTGACCAGGCCTGCCTCACCCCCTCACAAGGTTATTTGAGGGCTGGTCAAATGGGCAGTACATTACAGCACTTTGTAGATCGCCAAAGGAAACTATGGCCCCCATCCTTGCCTTCCTAGGACCTTAACTCAACGCAGGCTGAAAATTTCActctaaccagggactgaacctgtgcctccctggcagtggaagtgccaagtcttcatcactggactgccagggaagtccctcttgccACATTCTTTGGAGAGCATTTCCCTCCCAAGAAAACCAGATTCCAATTTCTCCTGGACTAGCTTTTCTGTTCCCAAATTTTCTCCTCTTGTGTTCTGGAGTCATTTAGATAGTGGTTCTCAAACAGGGGTGATTTTGTCCCCAGGGAGCAATGTCTGCAGGCATTCTGTAGGGTCATAATTGGGGGATAacataggcttccctgatggctcagtgggtaaagaatccatctacagtgccggagacacaggagataggggttccatccctggattgggaagatgccctggagaaggaaatggcaacccactccagtattcttgcctgaagaatcccagggacagaggagcctgcaggctacactccatggggttgcagagttggtcatgactgagcgactaaaccaccgccaTTGTCATCTGCTAGGAaaaggccagggatgctgttaaAAATCCCACAAAGCACAAGAAGTATACCCATCCACCCTCTCCCAGCAAAGAATCACCTGACCCCAGAACAGTATAAGTGCTGAAGCTGAGAGACACTGATCTGAACAAATTCCAAGTGAGCATCAGTGACTTCTTCCCACAGGACCCCCAGCTAGGTGGTGAGGGGGTGGCAAAGGTGCTCTGCTCACCCGCTGAACTCATCTTGTCTCCCGAGAGGGGTCTCTACAAGTAACACTCACTCAGGCTTGCAGGTTGAACTGAGGATTAACTTTTAGGCAAGTCAAGGGAACATAAACCCCAAAATGCCAAGTCATTCTTAACAGgcgattttaaaaatctaagactTGAGCCAATGTCTACAGTGCTTTCAGCAGGTTGGTTCTCTTTCAAAATTCCGTGTTTACCTTCATGACTAGTTATCTTGGAAATTAACAGACAGGCAGTAATTTTGACATCACTGTTTATGTTAATAAGTAATTTCTAAGGAGTGGCTAAGTACTAGAATGAGTCagggttaaaaaagaaagcattcagtGGGAATGTCTGAAATATAAGAAACTTGGTTGGCTAGTAATTTAGATAATTCTAGGAGAAAGATAAAGtgggtttaaaaaagaaatgttactgAGTTATAATTTATAAGCCatacagtcactcagttgtgtccaactctttgcgaccccatggactatacagtacatggaattctccaggccagaatactggagtgggtagtctttcccttctccagggattgaatccaggtctcccatattataggtggattctttaccagctgagccaccagggaagccctaagccaTACAAGTCCTCATTAAAATTTACAACTCGATGGATTTGGAGTACATTCATACATTTGTGCAACCATCAGCCCAACTAATCTTAGAATATTTTCAATCACCCTCAGAataaagtcttttttatttttttgatgtgagtcatttttaaagtctttatacaACTTGTTATGATGTTGTTTTTATcttatgtttgggttttttggctgcaagacatatgggatcttagctcctcaaacaggaattgaaccagcTCCCCTCTGGatcggaaggtgaagtcttaaccagtggacctccAAGAAGTCCTCAGAATACTCTTTAGCATCAACAGCTATTCCTCAGTCTCCCCTctccctagcccctggcaaccctccttttctgtctctatggatttgtttATTCTGATCGTTTAATACAAATGGAATATGTAATATGAATatgtggttgatttttttttcacacagcacatcttccaggtccatccattCTTATTGCAGAATAATATTTTgttctggggcttctctgatgggtcagatggtaaagaatctgtctgcagtgcaggaggcttgggttcaatcctgatGTAGTATACTCTATGTGTGTACTTGTCAGACTTCtgccttattttactttttggctcttatgaataatgttgcagtgaacactTGATCACAagctttgtgtggacatatgctttCACCTCTCTTGGGTATATACGTAGGAGAAGAATTGCTGGGCTGTATGGTAACTATATGTTTCACCTTGCTTGTTCGCTGTTCTGTCTCTGACTAGCGTTTGACTCTgcgactacatggactgtagacccccaggctcctctgtccatgggattctccagataagaatactggagtgggttgccatgcccttctccagggaatctttcccccccaggcatcaaatccaggtctctagcactggcagatggatcctttaccactgaggcaccagggaagcatatttcatctttgctgtgcttagtcactcagccgcatcgactctttgcagccccatggactgtagccctccaggctcctctgtccatggggattctccaggcaagaatactggagtgggttgccatgcccttctccagcggatcttcccgacccaggcgttgaacccaggtctcctgcattgcaggaggataattttactgtctgagccaccaaggaagccccaaaatactggagtgggtagcctatcccttctggcGAAATACACATATAGTAGAAACGACCATTTTAAAGGGTGCTGTTCAGCGGCACTTAGCACACCCTCAGTGTTGCACACCCTCAGTGTTGCACACCCTCACCACTATCTAGTTGCAGAATGTTGTCATCACCCCAAAGGGAAACCCTTTCCTCattaagcagtcactccccacaccctcctccccacagcctttcagttcagtcactcagtagtgtccgattctttgccatctcatagactgcagcacaccaagccttcctgtccatctccaactcccagagtctacccaaacccatgtcctttgagttggtgatgccatcaaacaatctcatcctctgtcattcccttctcctcctgccctcaatctttcccagcatcagggtcttttctaatgagtcagttcttcacatcaggtggccaaagtattggagtttcagcttcaatatcagtccttccaatgaatactcagggctgatcttctttaaaatggactggttggatctccttgcagtccaagggactctcaagagtcttctccaacaccacagttcaaaagcatcaattcttcggtgctcagctttctttatagtc from Budorcas taxicolor isolate Tak-1 chromosome 3, Takin1.1, whole genome shotgun sequence carries:
- the LOC128045630 gene encoding UDP-glucuronosyltransferase 1-6-like — its product is MACLLRRVSVAVFFLALWGFALGDRLLVVPQDGSHWLSMKDIAERLSEKGHEIVVVVPEVNLLLQESKHYTRRIHPVPYDQEELEARYRSFGKHHFSPRWLVTAPVVEYRNNMIVINMYFLNCQSLLRHSDTLRFLRESTFDALFTDPALPCGVILAEYLNLPSVYLFRGFPCALENTFTRTPSPLSYVPRYYTQFSDQMTFLQRVANFLVSYLENILLYALYAKYEDLAGELLGRQVHLPALYRKASIWLLRYDFVFEYPRPVMPNTVFIGGSSCKKQGILPQNPRMSLRNFQSKSSARLLRKQVKLDQEDTELRGLFVAIVV